In one Nicotiana tomentosiformis chromosome 6, ASM39032v3, whole genome shotgun sequence genomic region, the following are encoded:
- the LOC138894530 gene encoding uncharacterized protein has protein sequence MVKEGIVLGHKVTARGIEVDRAKVDVNARLPPPTFVEGIKSLLGMLDSIRAKDAKFLFNVECLREFELIKEKLIIRSGEQSDCTHRSLTLKYPLSKKKSKLRLMRWVLLLQEFDLEIKYRKATENQVSDHLSRLEIPPVKTVDVREEFPDEQIFSIPAVSERPPWYADLANVLASG, from the exons atggtgaAAGAAGGAATTGTCTTGGGCCACAAAGTAACTGCAcgtggaattgaagttgacagagCCAAGGTGGACGTAAATGCTAGGCTCCCTCCACCAACTTTTGTGGAGGGCATAAAGAGTCTTTTGGGCATGCTGGATTCTATAAGAG CAAAGGATGCCAAGTTTCTTTTCAATGTGGAATGCTTAAGAGAATTCGAATTGATAAAGGAAAAGCTG ATCATACGTAGTGGGGAGCAAAGTGACTGTACACACAGATCACTCACCTTAAAATATCCGTTGAGTAAAAAGAAGTCCAAGCTGCGTCTGATGCGGTGGGTGTTGTTGCTCCAAGAGTTTGACTTGGAGATCAAATATAGGAAGGCCACAGAAAATCAAGTCTCTGATCATCTATCTCGACTTGAGATACCCCCAGTTAAAACAGTTGACGTGAGAGAAGAGTTCCCTGATGAACAAATATTCTCCATTCCTGCGGTCTCTGAAAGACCACCTTGGTATGCTGATTTAGCCAATGTTTTAGCTAGCGGATAG